The DNA sequence TAGATATCAAGGGAATGGGTACTGTTCAAAAAGGAATGCCCCACAAATGTTACCATGGCAAAACTGGGAGAGTCTACAATGTTACCCAGCATGCTGTTGGCATCATTGTAAACAAACAAGTTAAGGGCaagattcttgccaagagaattaaTGTGCGTATTGAGCATATTAAGCACTCTAAGAGCCGAGATAGCTTCCTGAAACGTGTGAAGGAAAATgatcagaaaaagaaggaagccaaAGAGAAAGGGACTTGGGTTCAGCTGAAGCGCCAGCCTGCTCCACCTAGAGAAGCACACTTTGTGAGGACCAATGGAAAGGAACCCGAACTGTTGGAGCCCATCCCCTATGAATTCATGGCCTGATGGGTGTAAAAATAAAGACctggactgtaaaaaaaaaaaaaaaaaagaagcagcagcagttaaaaccagacatggaactacagactggttccaagtcaaggctgaatattgtcaccttgcttatttaacttctatgcagagtacatcatgagaaatgctgggctggatgaagcacaagctggaatcaagattgccaggagaaatatcaataacctcagatatgcagatgaaaccactctcatggcagaaagctaagaagaactaaagagcctcttgatgaaagtgaaagaggagtgtgaaaagctggcttaaaactccacattcagaaaactaaggtcatggcatccagtcccattacttcatgacaaatagatggagaagcaatgaaaacagcaacagattttatttttcgggggctccaaaatcactgcagatggtgactgcagccatgagattaaaagactcttgctccttcgaagaaaagctatgactaacctagacagcatattaaaaaagcagaggcattcctttgccaacaaaggtccctctagtcaaaggtatggtttttccagtagtcatgtatggatgtgagaattagactatgcaggaaactgagcaccaaagaactgatccttttgaactgtgatgttggagaagattcttgagagtctctcttactgccaggagatccaaccagtccatcctaaaggaaatcagtcctgaatattcattggaaggactgatgctgaagctgaaactctaatactttggccacctgatgtgaagaagtgactcattggaatagaccttgattctgggaaagattgaaggtaatgagatggttggatggcatcactgactctatggacatgagtttgagtatactccaggagttggtgatggacagggaagcctggcatgctgcagtccatggggttgcaaagagtcggacatgactgagcgacttaactgaactgaacaaaagccAATTCTGAAAgattacatactatatgattccatttatatagcaTTCTTGAGACTACAAAATTATCAAAatggagaacagattggtggttgctagGTGTCAACAAAGGAGGTcataagaaagagaagagggtatGACTATAAAAGGGAAACATGAGGGATCCttgtgatggaaatattctgtatcttggCCATATCAATGTCAGTACCCTGGTTGTTTTCTTGTACTGTAGTTTTGCAAGATACTACCATTGAGAGCAACTGGGTACAGGAGGCCTCTTGTTTCTTACATCTGCAAGTGAATCTACAGTTGTCTCTAATTAAAAGtttaattgaaaaggaaaaaataaggcaAATGAATGGCCAACCAAGGTTCAGGATGCTTAAGTACAGGTGAATTCTCATTCTGAAAAGCTGTGgtaaaaaaattgaaacaatCTGTTTTTGCATTGGTGACCTATTTACCCTTTCCTCTCTGGCCATCTTAAAGCATCTACAAACAATTCATCTATGACAAGTTATTTTTTACTGCCTGTCTAACCTTGTTGCAGAGAAAGTGAAGGTATAGGAACTAAACAGGATGGTTCCTGGAAATATTCTGTGTATAATTATATGGATTTCCCCCCCAAGGTCAATATTCCTTAGTACATGACCTTGTTCTTTCACCTGTACAGCTTGGACAAAATGAATTCTGTATGACTGTAGAGGTGAGGAGCATGAGTTTGTAAGGGAGCAAGCATGTGTATGAATGAGCATAGGTATGCTAAAGCTGGCATGATTAAGGGAGCAGGGACAAGACAGGTGTTAAGGATAGATGAATGTTGCTACATACCTACAGGGAATTTGACATTTTCATTCCAAGACAAATCTTGAAGATGAAGAAAATAGAAGAGTGGGTAAATAAGGTTTGAGAATTCTTGTAGAATGTATGGAAATGTTATGCTTCAGTTATaagaaatattctgaaaaaatatGTAGCATTGTGATTCTAAAAGTAAAGATTCATTTACCACAGGGCAGGGTATATTATGCCAAGATATTTGGAAGTAATGGCTTTTGCCTGAATAAATATGCTTTGTGCTTCCacagttttcatctttttcagaGGGTAACCATAGCCAATTGCTTTGCCTAGCTAATAAGTTAGAAATTGTATGCCGTGGGCTGTTTTCTCAGGTCTGAAGTCAATTTGCTGATTGATGTTCCTCATTTTCCCCCCATAGGTCTCCACCCCCAGCTCTCCATCCAGAAAATGGGAATAGTAGGCCAAATTGTATTTATTGAACACAGTTAAGCATGAGATCCAGTCAGTCTGGAGAAAGTATTAATGAGCTTGCCAATAAAGTTACAAACTCAAAATGCCAGAAATGTAAAACACGTTATACACTAATTCAGTTCTTCTTCAGAAGCTGCACAGGACAAAGAGCttcaaagaggaactgaaggttGAACGATGTTTGAGAGTCCCTCAGCCTAGGAGGTGACTTAGCCACAAATTGCATCCAAAGTCAAGTACACTATCCATGGACATTATTACAAGGAAAAGTACAACATTCATGAACAGCATTCCTAGGGAAAGCAGAACATGCATAGATAACATTCTTAAGAAAGATACTGCATCCATGAACACCATTCCCAGGAAAAGTACAGCATCTGCAGATAACAATTTGAAGCAAAGTACACATCTCTAATGGAAAGTATGGCACTCTAGCTAATAAGGAATCCAAGTCCTCTTCTGTTTATGGGAATGGCAACTACCCCCAAATGTCTGATATAGGAAGCACTGGAGAAAGATTGAGAAAGAACATTGTTCCTGAATTTGTGTTTTCTATTATGATCCTATGAGAGGTAAATAAGTCAATTAGAAAGCAGAGGTTTGCAGCTATCAGATTGGATTTAGAAATGTTTCAAAATCAACAGTTTATCCTCAtggctttcttctttcctttgtaaCTTACAGATATGACAAAATTTTGAGGGTGAAAATTATCTCATGCAGCCTAATATTAATATGACCCCATATGCTTAGTACTCAGACATACATGAAATTCAAGAAACATAGAACCATATATAATCTTAGAATTACAGCTTCATTTTTTAGATAAGGAAACTGCCTAAAGAACAGACCTGCTGTTTAGATGTTTATATAATGATTTAAGTGACAACAAttgcaataataacaataatagaaGTAATAATAGCTAATAGTTTTTGAGCTCCTACTTTGTCAGCCACTGTCCTAAGACCTTTACATGGATTACTAATTAATTCCTCATAACAACCCTCTGAGatcatttattattataagcCCCATTTATTGACAAAGACAGTGAGATGCAAAGGTTTAATGACATTGTTCCATAATGCCTCAAAATATTTCCTTATTACTGGGGCTTAGATCATAAGATTACCAAACTAGATTATCAGGCAAAAATCAAGTGGTTGTTCTGATGTAATACAGTCTGCCAAATTCTGGGTTGCTCTATGtttcagtgaaaaaaatatttttcaaggacaatCTGTTGAGGATCTATATTTTATGTGGTCTGTTCCTTAATTCCTATTCCCATTATAATACAGTTTCTTAACCTCCTTGACTTCTGGAAGTTTACTTAAAATATGAGCCCAGTGAAAGGGTGACAAGATGTGCTTTCAGCATGtagattttgttatatttttcagtAATGAACAAATAAGTAGCAATGCTTGAATACCATCACAGTTAGCATATACTTGTGTTTTAAAGGTACCCAGTTGACATATTCGATTTATATTTCAGGAATTCAGTGTAATCCATGCATTTTTGGCAAGCCAGAGACTGAGATGCATGTGTTAAACTGGCAGAGGTTAGGAAGATATTTACAGTTCAGCTTTCATAAAAGACTAGTGCTATTAGCATCAATCTCCATAGCAGTTTCAAAAGAGAGGCAGAGATGAACGGCTAGATGGCCAGGGAGAGATAGAAATAGGAATGGACAGAGTTGGACAGAGGCAGAATGGGCAGATAGGGAAGAACAGACcaagagaaaaagacagagacagacagatggaaaaaaatagagacagagggaaacacagataaataaagGGATAGCGATCAACAGACAAATATAGAGCAATGGAGGCATATCAAGAGAGATGGATAGACAGACACAGAAGCAGACACGAGGAAAAGCAGGCAAACTGGAAGACAAGATAGGgagccagaaaaagaaaggaaaggagaacaaaGATAGCAGTGAGGAACAGGGAGCAAGAAACAGAGATAGACTGAGACAAACGGAAAAGACAGAATAAGGGGGagagtctgaaagagaaaagggGACAGCGATAAAGACTTAGAAACAGAGAAAGCTAAGGAACTAGAGGAAGATGGAAAGAGAGACCGAaactgaaggaggaagagagtcgcaaagaaaaaagacaatgaaacggacacacagagagaaaggaagggtcactctcatttaaaaaagagaaagccgAAGAGTCTGACATAATAGTAGGGAGGAAGAGTGGTAGAGAAAAAGGGAAGTAGAGCTAAAGACAGGAAGACATAGAAGCAAAGAGAACATACAGAGTGAGTGAAGGAGcaaggggagagaaagaaaagagggaggtgCACACAGAGCCAGAGAGAGATGAACATAGAAAAAGACACTACAAGAGAGAGGAAGACAAAAAGCAGACAGAACGgtaatgagagagagaaacagagagacagtGAAAGAGTCAATCAGACAGAAATATGTTGGAgaagcaggggagagagagagtgaacaAGAGATGGGGAGTTAGATGGAGAGACTGAGAGACAGACTCAGAGGCTGACAGGCAGAGAGATCAAAAGCAggcaaggagagagaaacagaaaaagatcAAAAGATACTGTTACAGAGAGATGGAGAGGcagattcagaaagaaaaaaggagtccGCAGAGCTAGAAACAATGTGCctgaaacagaggcagagagagactgactgagagaCATACTGGGACACACACATTCAGGGAGACAGTGGCAGAAAGTCCAACACAGGGAGAGAaagcagagggagagagacacaccagaagagacagggaaagagaaaatgatCAACCAACTGACCGAGACAAACGAGCAGAGATCAGAAAGACATGGAGTCAGATGaaaagtggagagagagagagaaaagagagccaATGAGATGCACAGGCAGAGAGACAGTTAGACTGAGAGATGGCTGAGGAGcaaagaaaaaagtgagaaagaGGGAGTCAGTGACAGATATAGAGACTGGTAGGAGGACAGATCCagagagaaactgaaaaagagagagaaggggggagaaagggagaggaagcagaaagggagggggagggagggggagaaatcACAAACAAATAGAGACATGACAGAGACAGACTGATAAGAGTAGGCCAACAGAAAAGTTGTCAGAAATGAGCAATTGGACAAAAAGACTCAATCTGTCAGGagtcagagagaaataaaaaagagagaaaaaaagagatggatgttaactagacttattgcagTGAtcgtttcacaatatatacaaacagTGAATCATTATATCTTACACCTGAAACAAATTTAGTGTTATAATGTTAATTATTTCCCAATTGGAAAACTATGAaaatcaaaagagagagagaaagaaacagagaaacagactgggagaaaaggTTTGCAAAATTTGCAAAGCAGATATTTGGTGAGAGTGTAGGTATGCAAAACATGTAAAGAATTAttacaacttagcaacaaaaagacaactcaaaaaaaaaatgggttaaagagttgaatagacatttcttcaaagaagatgtacaaatggcCACTAAGCACGTGAAAGaaaattcaacatcattagtcattagggaaatgcaaatccaaactacaAGACACTACTTCTCTTCTGGAAGGATGTCTAGAatctaagaaacagaaaatatcaacTGTTTTTGAGGATGTGGGAATTAAAGACCCTCCTATTCCTAGTTGCTTATGAGGATGTAAAATGGTTCAGCTGCTGTAGAAAAGATTAGTGGTTCCTCAAAAATCTAAACGTAGTTACCATATGACCTAACAATACTTTTAATCATAAGTATATACCCAAGTATATATCCTAAGTATATACTTCAAGTATATatactcaaaagaactgaaaacaggcaTTCAAGAAAATATCTGTGCATGCATGTTCAAAACAGTGATGTTCACAATAATCAAcagaaacagcccaaatgtccatcagtagatgagtggataaattgTGATGTATctctacaatgaaatattattcagccataaaaaagaaatgaaataggacTTCAATGTCCAGTTCTGCATCTAAGGAGCTTAGAATTTAATAATCAGTCCTAATAACAAATTAGATGTTTATATCAGTTTTATTCATAGTTGCCAAAACTTGAAAGCAACCACAATGTCCTTcgtgagatgaatggataaataaactgtggtacatccagacagtgGGATATTATTCAACACCAAAAAGAAATGggttatcaagccatgaaaagacataggGGAACGTTAAACAcatgttactaagtgaaagaagcaaatCAGAAAAAGCGACATACTGTATGATGCCAACTATAGACATTCCAGAAAAAGGCAAAACCATGATGGTAAAAAGAGCGGTTCCCTGGAGTTGGGAAGGAGAGAtaaataggcagagcacagagattTTTAGGGCAAAGGCAATTCTCTGTGTGACATCATAATGACGGAAACATGTCATTCTACACTTCTAcaatagaatgtacaacaccaagagtgaactctaACATATACTTTGGATGATTGTAATGTGTCAATGTAGggtcatcaattgtaacaaatcaAACCACTCAGATCATACAATTTTGAtaggggatgttgataatgggggaggctatACATGTATGAACATAGGGACTATGTGGAGGTCTCTCTATCTTCctgtcagttttgctgtgaaccttaaAGTTGTctaaaaaaattttcaattttaatgtgaaatagattgccagtccaggtttgacacagggtgctcagggctggtgcactgggatgaccctgaggaatgggatggggagggaggtaggagggaggttcaggatggggaacacatgtacactcatcactgattcatgtcaatcaaTGTATGATACAACCacgacaatattgtaaagcaattagcctccaattaataaataaattaatttttaaaaaaatgaaaagggaaaaagaaggggaaaaataaatgaaatactgatacatactacaaaatgatgaacctcaaaaacattatgctgcaTGTAAAAAGCTAGACTCACAATTTCACagattatatgattccatttatatgtcaTATCCAGAATAAATctaaagagacagaaagtagattggtggttgccaaggggctaGGGAAGGAGAAATGGGGAGCAACTGCTTAATGAGCCCTAGCTCTCCTTTAGGGATAATGCAGATATTTGAGGACTAGATAGAGGTGGTGATTGTACAACATTATGAATGTATTAAATGCTACTGAACTGTTTGCttaaaaaatggttaatttttatgttatgtgaatctcaccacaggaaagagagagaaagagacagagagagaagaaaaaatgagACTTAGAAagaggagacacagagagaaagacagacaatGATAGACAAGGTGACAGAGAGATGGAAGATAGCATAAGAGAGAaccaggcagacagacagactgcTAGAGGGAAAGGTAGACACAGGCAGCTAATCAGATAACAGATAGACAGATACACAGACAGGAATGCAGGCAGAGAGAAGGAGATGGACAGATGGAGTGAGATAATAACAGAAACAGAGAGGCATAAGTAGAGTCTAAAGACTGAGAGATAAAAAGACAGTACAGGTAGACACGGGGGAAGAGGATGCAGAGGGGACTAATGTGAAGCGACGCAAAGCACAGGACACAGTCAGAGGGACATGGGCACTGAGAGCAAGAGGGAGAGCAAAGAAAACGAATGAGACAGACAGGGAAAGAATAAAGCAAGAGACAGATTATGGGGCAGAAAGACTattaggaagggagagagagtgaCAGACAAGCAGAAACAGAACAGactgacagagagacagacagacagagatagGCGGAGACAGTGTATCAGATCAAAAGACAAGAAATGAAGGAACTGAGAGAAAAACGGCAGCAAAAAGGGGCGGAGAGTCAGAtacagagggaggaagagagaatgagagaaaaagagatcaaGACAGTCAGTTTGACAAACAGAAGTTGAAACTGATATGAATACATGCAGACAAAGGAACAAGCAGGCAGAAGCAAGCTAATGGAGAGACAGGCTGATAGACTGGATAGATAGCCAGagcacagacagagagacagacaggtatagaaactgacaaagagagaaatagaaagagaCATAGACAGAGATAGAATGATGAAGAATTGACAGAGACAAAGAAGCGAATGAACGGCAAGAAAGAGGCACCGAGTGGCTGAGAAACTAAGAAACAGGAAGCCATACAGCACCATAGTCACACCAAAGGACAGAGGGACAGACTGAGGACCAGAAACGAGCAATTAAACAGAGACAGATACtcaaacaaaaagagaaacagaaagagagggTCAGGGTCactggaaagagacagaggcagaatAGAAGGTAGGCTGACAAACCCAGAAATAGACCAGGCGAGGGACAAAGTGAGATGCAgacaggcacagagagggaaggatggagagagagcaagagaagagAGACTGAGAGAAAGAATGCAGGGTGGAGACCGACAGTTAGAACTGCGGTCTGTCTAAAGACATGTCTAAAGGCATACAGTCTAAAGACATATCAACAGACAGACAGAACCTGAGGGAGAGACGTACAGAGAGGAAGCAAGAAGGTGGACAGAGCACCAAGACACAGGGATagacaggaagagaaaaagagataagGAGGGACTGGGAGACTAACAGAGAAACAGccagggagacagagacagaacaacaaccaaaaaacagaaaaacagacaagAGACAGACAAAAATACAGGCATAAAAAGCAAATTGCAGAATAAACAGAGGCACCCTTTCGCACCTCACCCAACACTCCCCACCATCACCACTAGACACCTTTCATTGTTTAGCCTTAGATAGCGGACAACAGGGAGGAATTTTCACAAGGTACCTGGAACATAGCAGAGATTTGTGGAAAGGTCCAAATCATACTTGGAAGGAGATGGAGTCTGAACTTCTTTGCCTTTGGAAATATCCCAGGGCCCATGTGCTGTTAGGTAGGAGAATACTTGTCCCATGTCAATACCGTGAGCATTTGTTCTTTGTCAATACAGTAGGGTTtgggttgttgttatttttgtttttaagcaaatACATAAAATCTCTCAGAAGTCCATTGTTTGCAGATTTCCCATCATGCTTCCTTCTTCCCTGGAGGAAAATGCTTTGTTTCTTTGATAAAGCAAACTTATCACTTTTCTCTTTACAGTTTTCTATTGAGTGTCTTGTTTTCATAGTTTAGAATTCATATAGCTCACAGGCAAGTTTCTTTAAGATGTTTCTATTTAATATTCAGCTGCAGCACCAAGGAGtttaacattattttctttttttttttttaatggagaatcTAGGGGAAGCTTCTCTTCTTCCTGTAAGCATTTCACCTTAAGTGTCTTCAAAGGGCTTCTGGCTTTTTCTTAATTATGACTGGTATCTGATATTTGCTGCCCCTAACTGTCTAAACAATGTGCAGATAAATAAGGTGGATTCCATAAGTGGGCTTTTTGTTGCTCCTAAATCTCAGGTGATTTTAGTCACCCCAGGGCCTGCCCAGAAGCTGAAAGCTATGAAAAGTGAGCAAAATGCTAAGAACCAGCTTAGCCTTCCTCCTAAAACCCCTGGACATTTGTCAGTTGGCCTAAGGAAACTAGAGAGTAAGAGTGGGAGGGTGTCTGCATGGTTTGTGCTTTGCTAAGATGGAGTACAGGGGACAGAAACGGTCTAGTCCACTGGAAAGCTCCCTAGCCACTCACCCTGTAGAGAGATGAACAGGGAAGTCCATCCTCCTGGGCATCGAGCACCTGTTTGCAGTAGAAAAATATCACACAGCATGTGATTAAGATCCAAGTCAGAATGCTGTCTAGTGTAACTGTATCCACATTTACCTGGGGAAAAGATAGGTTTTTTCCTCTCATTCTTTATGTAAttactggatttttaaaattaagcagaCTCTAAGATcatgcaggggcttcccaggtggt is a window from the Capra hircus breed San Clemente chromosome X unlocalized genomic scaffold, ASM170441v1, whole genome shotgun sequence genome containing:
- the LOC108634465 gene encoding 60S ribosomal protein L21, with protein sequence MTNTKGKRRGTRYMFSRPFRKHGVVPLATYMRIYRKGDIVDIKGMGTVQKGMPHKCYHGKTGRVYNVTQHAVGIIVNKQVKGKILAKRINVRIEHIKHSKSRDSFLKRVKENDQKKKEAKEKGTWVQLKRQPAPPREAHFVRTNGKEPELLEPIPYEFMA